In one Pseudodesulfovibrio tunisiensis genomic region, the following are encoded:
- a CDS encoding phenylacetate--CoA ligase family protein, translated as MTRKDRTEGIYSRREVLDESERRQYSLLQLKELLSYAYRYSEDVKKRFDRAQFNVDKFKCLNDIKHIPIIKKKELIFLQSMGPRLGGLLTKDLGELNRVFLSPGPIFDPEDRVEDYWGWTEGFYAAGFRSGDLSQITFNYHLAPAGLMFEEPLRNLSCAVIPAGPGNTNSQLDIMQKLRVTGYVGTPSYLMHLAQKAEEMGLSLRKDLFLEVAFVTGEKFSEKMRSTLEKKFDCIMRQGYGTADVGCIGYECFHKDGLHLSNRAYVEICHPDTGIPLKEGEVGEIVVTAFNKTYPLIRLATGDLGYLDSRPCQCGRTSPRLGGIVGRVDTTARIKGMFVYPHQVEQVMAHFEDVKRWQIEVTNPGGIDEMVLSIEAGQFNQEDELLHLFREKIKLRPVLKVLAPGTLPPQIRPIEDKRTWD; from the coding sequence ATGACCAGAAAAGACCGTACTGAGGGAATCTATTCCCGCCGCGAGGTGCTGGACGAGTCCGAGCGCAGGCAATACAGCCTGCTTCAGCTCAAGGAACTCCTCAGCTACGCATACCGCTATTCCGAGGACGTGAAGAAGCGCTTCGACCGCGCCCAGTTCAACGTGGACAAGTTCAAGTGCCTGAACGACATCAAGCACATCCCCATCATCAAGAAGAAGGAACTCATCTTCCTCCAGTCCATGGGCCCGCGTCTGGGCGGCCTGCTGACCAAGGACCTCGGCGAGCTCAATCGCGTGTTCCTGTCTCCCGGCCCGATCTTCGACCCCGAGGACCGCGTGGAGGACTACTGGGGATGGACCGAAGGCTTCTACGCCGCAGGCTTCCGTTCCGGCGACCTGTCGCAGATCACCTTCAACTATCATCTGGCCCCGGCCGGACTGATGTTCGAAGAGCCCCTGCGCAACCTGTCCTGCGCCGTGATCCCGGCCGGTCCGGGCAACACGAACAGCCAGCTCGACATCATGCAGAAGCTGCGCGTCACCGGCTATGTCGGCACGCCCAGCTACCTGATGCATCTGGCCCAGAAGGCCGAGGAAATGGGCCTGTCCCTGCGCAAGGACCTGTTTCTGGAAGTGGCGTTCGTCACGGGCGAGAAGTTCTCGGAAAAGATGCGTTCCACTCTGGAAAAGAAGTTCGACTGCATCATGCGTCAGGGCTACGGCACTGCGGACGTGGGCTGCATCGGCTACGAATGCTTTCACAAGGACGGCCTGCACCTGTCCAACCGCGCGTACGTGGAAATCTGCCACCCGGACACCGGCATTCCCCTCAAGGAGGGCGAGGTCGGCGAAATCGTGGTCACGGCCTTCAACAAGACCTATCCGCTCATCCGTCTGGCCACCGGCGATCTGGGCTATCTGGATTCCCGCCCCTGCCAGTGCGGCCGCACCAGCCCGCGTCTGGGCGGCATCGTGGGCCGCGTGGACACCACGGCCCGCATCAAGGGCATGTTCGTGTACCCCCATCAGGTGGAACAGGTCATGGCCCATTTCGAGGACGTCAAGCGCTGGCAGATCGAGGTCACCAACCCCGGCGGCATCGACGAGATGGTCCTGTCCATCGAGGCGGGCCAGTTCAATCAGGAAGATGAACTGCTCCACCTCTTCCGCGAGAAGATCAAGCTCCGCCCGGTGCTCAAGGTGCTGGCCCCCGGCACCCTGCCCCCGCAGATTCGTCCCATCGAGGACAAGCGTACCTGGGACTAG
- a CDS encoding IS1595 family transposase — translation MRKSRLDRKKQLRLIEHFVAGTTARCAADLVGVNFKTAAYYFHRLREIIAEEESSEGMAFGEFEVDESYFGGRRKGKRGRGAAGKVPVFGILKRGGKVYTQVIPDAKGKTLMPIIQEKIQPDSVVYSDCWYGYNVLDVSEFKHFRINHSKLFADSQNHINGIENFWNQAKRHMRKFNGIPTKHFHLFLKECEWRFNNSNPRSQLKQLRQWVKKHMG, via the coding sequence ATGCGAAAGAGCCGTTTAGATCGCAAGAAGCAGCTCCGTTTGATTGAGCATTTTGTAGCTGGGACAACAGCACGATGTGCCGCTGATCTGGTCGGTGTGAACTTCAAAACGGCTGCGTACTATTTTCACCGGCTTCGTGAAATTATAGCCGAAGAAGAGTCCAGCGAAGGAATGGCTTTCGGCGAATTTGAAGTTGATGAAAGCTATTTCGGCGGCAGACGAAAGGGCAAACGTGGTCGTGGGGCCGCAGGGAAAGTGCCGGTGTTCGGAATTCTTAAAAGAGGCGGGAAGGTATACACACAGGTGATTCCCGACGCCAAGGGCAAAACGTTGATGCCGATTATCCAAGAGAAGATTCAGCCCGACAGCGTCGTTTACTCAGATTGCTGGTACGGCTACAATGTCCTTGATGTGTCCGAGTTCAAGCACTTCAGGATCAACCATTCCAAGCTGTTCGCCGACAGCCAGAATCACATCAATGGGATTGAGAACTTTTGGAACCAGGCCAAGCGTCACATGAGAAAATTCAACGGCATTCCGACCAAGCATTTCCATCTCTTTTTGAAGGAATGCGAGTGGCGTTTTAACAACAGCAATCCGCGAAGCCAACTTAAACAGTTGAGACAGTGGGTTAAGAAGCATATGGGCTAG
- a CDS encoding nicotinate phosphoribosyltransferase: MKSSFRAGPCPALLTDLYELTMAQAYWREGKQGNAVFSLACRSLPECRNYIVACGLDDVLDYLEHFAFSSAARAYLRSLRLFSEDFLDWLKTVRFTGSVRAVPEGTPLFGGEPILEIEGPLAVVQLAETAVLNIVHAQTLAASKASRIASAAREKHVADFGLRRMHGGERATTRVARACHIAGIASTSNVRAGAEFHLPVTGTMAHSYVQSHATELEAFRTFASMYPETTLLVDTYDTLTGVDNVIRLAEELGEAFRVKAIRLDSGDLAELSKAARAKLDQAGLSHVSIFASGNLDEYRIRELLEQGAAIDGFGVGTLMGVSADAPSLDMTYKLTSLDGQDCIKLSTNKISLPGPKQIFRVMEHGHAVRDVIAGKEESLPGIPLLHTVMKNGERIAPAPTIAESRETAHAELRTLPEEIRELAPAAYPVEISAGLLDRLEAFRKKDEK, encoded by the coding sequence ATGAAATCCAGCTTCAGGGCCGGACCGTGCCCGGCCCTGCTCACCGACCTGTACGAATTGACCATGGCTCAGGCCTATTGGCGCGAAGGCAAGCAGGGAAATGCCGTCTTCAGCCTCGCCTGCCGATCCCTGCCCGAATGCCGCAACTACATTGTGGCCTGCGGTCTGGACGACGTGCTCGACTATCTGGAACACTTTGCCTTTTCTTCGGCAGCCCGGGCCTATCTGCGCTCCCTGCGCCTGTTCTCCGAGGATTTTCTCGACTGGCTGAAAACCGTGCGCTTCACCGGCTCGGTTCGCGCCGTGCCCGAAGGCACGCCCCTGTTCGGAGGCGAACCCATCCTTGAGATCGAAGGGCCCCTTGCCGTGGTGCAACTGGCCGAAACCGCGGTGCTCAACATCGTGCACGCCCAGACTCTGGCCGCGTCCAAGGCCTCGCGCATTGCCTCGGCAGCCCGGGAAAAGCATGTCGCGGATTTCGGTCTGCGCCGCATGCATGGCGGAGAGCGTGCCACGACCCGGGTCGCCCGGGCCTGCCACATCGCGGGCATCGCCTCCACGAGCAACGTGCGGGCCGGGGCCGAGTTCCACCTGCCCGTGACCGGCACCATGGCGCACAGCTATGTGCAGTCGCATGCAACCGAACTTGAGGCATTTCGGACATTTGCATCCATGTATCCGGAAACGACCCTGCTCGTGGACACCTACGACACCCTGACCGGGGTGGACAACGTGATCCGCCTTGCCGAAGAGCTGGGCGAAGCGTTCCGCGTCAAGGCCATCCGCCTCGATTCCGGCGATCTGGCCGAGCTGTCCAAGGCGGCTCGCGCCAAACTGGATCAGGCCGGCCTGTCCCATGTCTCGATCTTTGCCAGCGGCAATCTGGACGAATACCGCATCCGCGAGCTGCTCGAACAGGGCGCGGCCATTGACGGTTTCGGCGTGGGCACGCTCATGGGCGTGTCTGCGGACGCCCCCAGTCTGGACATGACCTACAAGCTCACGTCACTGGACGGACAGGACTGCATCAAGTTGTCGACCAACAAGATATCCCTGCCCGGTCCCAAGCAGATATTCCGCGTCATGGAACACGGCCACGCAGTACGCGACGTGATTGCGGGCAAGGAGGAATCCCTGCCCGGCATTCCCCTGCTGCATACCGTGATGAAGAACGGGGAACGCATCGCTCCGGCTCCGACCATCGCGGAATCCCGGGAGACCGCACACGCCGAGCTTCGCACCCTGCCCGAGGAAATCCGCGAGCTGGCCCCCGCCGCCTACCCCGTGGAAATCAGCGCAGGCCTGCTCGACCGGCTGGAAGCGTTTCGAAAAAAAGACGAAAAGTAG
- a CDS encoding isochorismatase family protein, producing MSEPETMLGPGDGVLAVDIQNCFCPGGELPIKDGHEVVPVMNRWFRAAQKAGVPVYLSRDSHPERHPSFREQGGPWPSHAVHDSPGARFHPDLTPPPDADVVIKGTRFDMDQYSAFHETGFAALLARDNVQRLFVGGLALDVCVKETVLDAVSLGFEVHVILKATRPVTPEGGRQAVLEMQRAGAIMEE from the coding sequence ATGTCCGAACCTGAAACCATGCTCGGCCCCGGCGACGGGGTGCTGGCCGTGGACATCCAGAACTGCTTCTGCCCGGGCGGGGAACTGCCCATAAAGGACGGACACGAAGTCGTGCCGGTCATGAACCGCTGGTTTCGGGCCGCGCAAAAGGCCGGGGTGCCGGTCTATCTGAGCCGGGACTCCCATCCCGAACGGCATCCCAGCTTCCGGGAACAGGGCGGGCCGTGGCCGTCCCATGCCGTGCACGACAGCCCGGGCGCCCGTTTCCACCCGGACCTGACACCGCCGCCGGACGCGGATGTGGTGATCAAGGGCACCCGGTTCGACATGGACCAGTATTCCGCCTTTCACGAGACCGGATTTGCGGCCCTGCTGGCACGAGACAACGTCCAAAGGCTGTTTGTGGGTGGATTGGCGCTGGACGTATGCGTGAAGGAAACGGTATTGGACGCTGTCAGCCTCGGATTCGAGGTTCACGTAATACTGAAAGCGACTCGCCCGGTGACTCCCGAAGGCGGCAGACAAGCCGTCCTGGAAATGCAACGCGCCGGAGCAATCATGGAGGAATAG
- a CDS encoding PAS domain S-box protein — MIGVVCFGYGENAPHLQTTSGEDEVRALQLAVFILFVAVSALPRFGFAQSGDSGSDPGAPLIAAIPRDFPPQFMLDEQRKPGGFAIEIMDHVAAMAGVRIEYRVYPTWKGVLAAMRSGEADLVPNVGITERRAKYMGFTLPVETFPVRLFVRTNYQDIRTPGDLAGRTVGVISNNIGYALLRDAPDVTLDIARDPPDLLFKLLAGHVDAIVYPEPVVWHLARSMKVDHQIRSVGMPLKEIKRGIGVALDNPELLARLDEAVHVFVGSAPYKAIYVKWYGRPEPYWNRTRVAGLTAGTAIIVLFLAGIWRHLALRRANTELRRNMLERERAETALAGSEAKYRTLVENLNEGIWRMDRDGFTQYVNWRMAAMLGYEVGEMEGRHMFHFMDQQAQDSFRRNRGEDNGAGEEGREYELLARGGERIFAHMAFSPVHDEAGEVVGEVASVTDITPRKLAFEALERSERVLAQAQAVARLGSWEWDFVEGRLTWSDEIYRIFGLEPGEISPSYATFLDIVHPDDRDRVGEAVNEVIGSGGVYSLDHRIVLRDGAVHVVHEQGNVHFDGSGRPVRMLGIVQDVTERKQAEEKLRKAKEVAEAASRVKSEFLANMSHEIRTPLNGVMGMLQLLRDSSLEPDQSELTDIAITSGRHLVTLLSDILDISSIEAGAMHADFQPYSLHEVVQCVIDVFGEKAGDKGLDFRFQVDPTVPRLLMGDGGRVRQVLFNLIGNAVKFTEQGAVTVEASLLGLDAGQPLRLLFVVRDSGIGIPEDKLDEVFLPFRQADGSHTRKFGGTGLGLSIVRRLVSLMGGTISLESSPGMGTSVYVTVATGIPRQLVEEMSGNTAWSANGKPGYRILLAEDDPVNRIAMVRFLEKLGHRPTAVNNGGEALAAMEGGEFDCVLMDIQMPGMNGLEATRALRNAERFGDKATVPVVALTAHALSGDRERCLDAGMNDYIAKPVDFEELSGVINRNVLRT, encoded by the coding sequence ATGATCGGAGTCGTATGCTTCGGGTATGGGGAGAACGCGCCTCATCTTCAGACCACATCCGGGGAGGACGAAGTGCGCGCCTTGCAACTGGCTGTTTTCATACTGTTTGTAGCCGTTTCGGCTCTGCCTCGATTCGGGTTCGCCCAAAGCGGCGATTCCGGTTCCGACCCGGGTGCGCCGCTGATCGCGGCCATTCCCCGGGATTTTCCGCCACAGTTCATGCTCGATGAGCAGAGAAAGCCCGGCGGATTCGCCATTGAAATCATGGATCATGTCGCGGCCATGGCCGGGGTTCGGATCGAATATCGCGTGTACCCCACCTGGAAGGGGGTGCTTGCGGCCATGCGCAGCGGCGAGGCCGATCTCGTGCCGAACGTGGGCATCACGGAGCGCCGTGCGAAATACATGGGCTTCACCCTGCCTGTGGAGACCTTTCCGGTGCGTCTGTTCGTCCGCACGAACTATCAGGACATACGGACTCCGGGCGACCTTGCCGGACGGACCGTTGGCGTCATTTCCAACAACATAGGCTACGCCCTGCTCAGGGATGCGCCGGACGTGACGCTGGATATCGCGCGTGATCCTCCGGACCTGCTGTTCAAGCTGCTGGCCGGGCACGTGGACGCCATCGTGTACCCCGAGCCCGTTGTCTGGCATCTGGCCCGGTCCATGAAGGTGGATCACCAGATTCGTTCCGTGGGCATGCCCCTGAAGGAGATCAAGCGAGGCATCGGCGTGGCGCTGGACAATCCCGAACTGCTGGCCCGGCTGGATGAGGCCGTGCATGTCTTTGTGGGGTCCGCGCCGTACAAGGCCATTTACGTGAAGTGGTACGGCAGGCCCGAACCCTACTGGAATCGTACTCGCGTGGCCGGATTGACCGCGGGCACGGCCATCATCGTGCTCTTTCTTGCCGGAATATGGCGGCATCTGGCTCTGCGGCGGGCCAACACCGAACTGCGTCGCAACATGCTGGAACGGGAGCGCGCCGAAACCGCACTGGCTGGCAGCGAGGCCAAGTACCGAACTCTGGTGGAGAATCTGAACGAGGGCATCTGGCGCATGGACCGGGACGGATTCACCCAGTACGTGAATTGGCGCATGGCCGCGATGCTTGGGTACGAAGTCGGGGAAATGGAAGGGCGACACATGTTCCATTTCATGGACCAGCAGGCGCAGGATTCGTTTCGCCGGAATCGCGGAGAGGACAACGGGGCAGGAGAGGAAGGAAGGGAGTACGAACTGCTTGCCAGGGGCGGGGAACGCATCTTTGCGCACATGGCGTTCAGCCCGGTGCATGACGAGGCCGGGGAGGTCGTGGGCGAGGTTGCCTCGGTAACGGACATCACGCCGCGCAAGCTGGCCTTCGAGGCGCTGGAGCGAAGCGAAAGGGTGCTGGCGCAGGCGCAGGCCGTGGCCCGGCTCGGAAGCTGGGAATGGGATTTCGTGGAAGGACGACTGACGTGGTCGGATGAGATATACCGCATCTTCGGGTTGGAACCGGGCGAAATTTCCCCGTCCTATGCGACCTTTCTGGACATCGTGCACCCGGATGACAGGGACAGGGTGGGCGAGGCCGTGAACGAGGTCATCGGTTCGGGGGGCGTGTACTCGCTGGATCACCGCATCGTGCTCCGCGACGGGGCCGTTCACGTGGTGCATGAGCAGGGCAACGTGCATTTCGACGGGAGCGGCAGGCCCGTCAGGATGCTGGGCATTGTGCAGGACGTGACCGAGCGCAAGCAGGCCGAGGAAAAGCTGCGCAAGGCCAAGGAGGTGGCCGAGGCCGCCAGCCGGGTCAAGAGCGAATTCCTGGCCAACATGAGCCATGAAATCCGGACGCCGCTCAACGGCGTCATGGGCATGCTGCAACTGCTCCGGGATTCCTCGCTGGAACCGGATCAGAGTGAGCTGACCGACATCGCCATCACGTCCGGGCGGCATCTGGTGACCCTGCTTTCCGACATTCTGGACATCTCCAGCATAGAGGCCGGGGCCATGCATGCTGATTTCCAGCCCTATTCCCTGCACGAAGTGGTGCAGTGCGTCATTGACGTCTTTGGCGAAAAGGCCGGGGATAAGGGGCTGGATTTCCGGTTTCAGGTGGACCCGACAGTGCCCAGACTGCTCATGGGCGACGGGGGCCGGGTGCGGCAGGTGTTGTTCAACCTGATCGGCAATGCCGTGAAATTCACGGAACAGGGCGCGGTGACCGTGGAGGCAAGCCTGCTCGGTCTGGACGCCGGTCAGCCCCTGCGTCTGCTGTTCGTGGTCCGGGATTCGGGCATCGGCATTCCCGAGGACAAGCTGGACGAGGTCTTTCTGCCGTTTCGGCAGGCTGATGGCTCCCATACCCGCAAGTTCGGCGGAACCGGGCTGGGCCTGTCCATTGTCCGGCGGCTGGTGTCGCTCATGGGCGGGACCATCTCCCTTGAAAGCAGTCCGGGCATGGGCACGTCCGTGTACGTGACCGTGGCCACGGGCATTCCTCGGCAACTGGTGGAGGAAATGTCGGGAAACACGGCATGGTCGGCCAATGGCAAGCCCGGCTATCGCATTCTGCTGGCCGAGGACGATCCAGTGAACCGCATTGCCATGGTGCGTTTTCTGGAAAAGCTGGGGCATCGCCCCACGGCCGTGAACAACGGGGGCGAGGCTCTGGCAGCCATGGAGGGCGGCGAGTTCGACTGTGTGCTCATGGACATCCAGATGCCGGGTATGAACGGGCTTGAGGCAACCCGGGCCCTGCGAAATGCCGAGCGGTTCGGGGACAAGGCCACCGTGCCCGTGGTGGCGCTGACCGCCCATGCCCTGAGCGGGGACAGGGAGCGTTGTCTGGACGCGGGTATGAACGACTATATTGCCAAGCCCGTGGATTTCGAGGAGCTGTCCGGCGTGATCAACCGCAACGTGTTGCGGACCTGA
- a CDS encoding DUF2959 domain-containing protein: MKRIVLFAFVAVALMAAGCGKAYYATMEKMGYEKREIMADRVVDARDAQQDAKEQFASALDMFKSVVNFNGGTLEEKYETLNDEYEASEARAQKVRDRIESVEDVAEALFDEWQDEITQYSSAKLRRSSQAKLAETQNRYNRLLRAMKRASSRMDPVLAAFKDQVLYLKHNLNAKAIAALEGELSAIRGDVDVLVREMEKSIAEADAFIRTLDQ; the protein is encoded by the coding sequence ATGAAACGGATTGTCCTGTTCGCCTTTGTCGCGGTCGCGCTCATGGCCGCCGGATGCGGAAAAGCCTACTACGCCACCATGGAAAAGATGGGCTATGAAAAGCGCGAGATCATGGCCGACCGCGTGGTGGATGCGCGCGACGCCCAGCAGGACGCCAAGGAACAGTTCGCGTCCGCTCTGGACATGTTCAAGTCCGTGGTCAACTTCAACGGCGGCACCCTTGAGGAAAAATACGAGACCCTGAACGACGAATACGAGGCAAGCGAAGCCCGGGCCCAGAAGGTGCGGGACCGCATCGAATCCGTGGAGGACGTGGCCGAGGCGCTGTTCGACGAATGGCAGGATGAAATCACCCAGTATTCGAGCGCCAAGCTGCGCCGCTCCAGCCAGGCCAAGCTGGCCGAGACGCAGAATCGCTACAACCGCCTGCTCCGGGCCATGAAGCGCGCCTCGTCCAGGATGGACCCGGTGCTGGCCGCGTTCAAGGATCAGGTCCTGTACCTGAAGCACAACCTCAACGCCAAGGCCATCGCGGCTCTGGAAGGCGAACTCTCCGCCATTCGCGGGGACGTGGACGTGCTGGTGCGTGAAATGGAGAAATCCATTGCCGAGGCCGACGCGTTCATCAGGACTCTGGACCAGTAG
- the glyA gene encoding serine hydroxymethyltransferase, with translation MRSHNCVLLRHYDPRVHKLLRSEERRQRDGIELIPSENHAWPEVLCALGSVLSNICSDGYLGRGEFRDRRNAEALEELARDRACRLFGCGHAAVGSLFGPALVQAVLLGLVKPGSGILAMAPHGVLAGHESPASRLGRVFEFVHYAPDPADGSIDHDEVRRLARKHRPGLILCHDSAYPRDPDYAAFRAIADEVEALTLADVSHCAGLIAGKVMANPFDHGIDVMVTSAHESLRGPRGGIVLCTSELARTVDESLAPEGRDVRHMNAVAGMAIALKKALDGGFEEYARDVVANARALEAVLREAGIPLLFGGTDCHMLVPDVRTGVGLDGRSAEELLDKVCISVGRQPLAGDADPHDSPGGIRLGTFAVTTRGMVPEHMERIADWMLDVLRHAEDPEKRYAIRAEVEAFCREFPVPGVEEEP, from the coding sequence ATGCGTTCCCACAACTGCGTGCTGCTTCGGCACTATGATCCCAGGGTCCACAAGCTGTTGCGCAGCGAAGAACGCCGCCAGCGCGACGGCATCGAGCTGATTCCGTCGGAAAACCATGCCTGGCCCGAGGTGCTGTGCGCTCTGGGCAGCGTGCTGTCCAACATCTGTTCCGACGGGTATCTGGGCCGGGGCGAATTTCGCGATCGCCGGAATGCCGAGGCGCTGGAGGAACTGGCCCGGGATCGCGCGTGCCGCCTGTTCGGATGCGGGCATGCTGCGGTGGGGTCCCTGTTCGGTCCGGCTCTGGTGCAGGCCGTGCTTCTGGGGCTGGTCAAGCCCGGGTCAGGCATACTGGCCATGGCCCCGCACGGCGTGTTGGCCGGGCATGAAAGTCCGGCCTCCCGGCTTGGACGCGTGTTCGAGTTCGTGCACTATGCGCCTGATCCTGCGGACGGCTCCATCGATCATGACGAGGTACGGCGACTGGCGCGCAAGCATCGACCCGGCCTGATCCTGTGTCATGATTCCGCGTATCCGCGCGACCCGGACTATGCGGCCTTCAGGGCCATTGCGGACGAGGTGGAGGCATTGACCCTTGCGGACGTGTCCCATTGCGCCGGACTCATTGCCGGAAAGGTCATGGCCAATCCGTTCGACCACGGCATCGACGTGATGGTGACTTCGGCGCATGAATCCCTGCGCGGTCCCCGGGGCGGCATCGTGCTCTGCACCTCGGAACTGGCCCGGACCGTGGACGAGTCGCTGGCCCCGGAAGGCCGGGACGTGCGGCACATGAATGCGGTGGCAGGCATGGCCATTGCCCTGAAAAAGGCGTTGGACGGCGGTTTCGAGGAATACGCCCGGGACGTGGTCGCCAATGCCCGGGCTCTGGAAGCCGTATTGCGCGAGGCCGGGATTCCCCTGCTTTTCGGCGGCACGGACTGCCACATGCTGGTGCCGGATGTCCGGACCGGGGTGGGGCTGGACGGCAGGAGTGCGGAGGAGCTGCTGGACAAGGTCTGCATTTCCGTCGGCAGGCAGCCGCTTGCGGGCGATGCGGACCCGCACGACAGCCCGGGCGGAATCCGGCTGGGCACGTTCGCGGTCACGACCCGGGGCATGGTCCCGGAGCATATGGAGCGCATCGCGGACTGGATGCTGGATGTGCTGCGTCATGCCGAGGACCCGGAAAAGCGGTATGCGATCCGGGCCGAGGTCGAGGCTTTCTGTCGTGAGTTTCCGGTCCCCGGCGTGGAGGAGGAGCCGTAG
- a CDS encoding lytic transglycosylase domain-containing protein, with protein sequence MESLKWLRILTLALLLAGFSGACTPKQPVDPAPESEASVPVDAEALEPEVAEEPPAESVEDLTTTEQAVLNARFGLLFDLEPHENKAVQKYFSFYTHKARKTFARWLERSEPYLPYVRKVFTKYGLPQDLVLLPFAESGYNVKAYSWAGAGGMWQFMRGTGKLYDLRSDWWIDERRDPYKATDAAARHLRDLHDRFGDWYLALAAYNAGEGKISRALKHAKCNDFFELSEKNRKLSRRIRLKAETKNYVPKFIAISKIFQNLDTLGFDPVSWDREVEIVPVEVPGGTDLLALAGAGDMSWREFHELNPAFRRQVSPPHWKTTAYLPVDKADRMMAYLADPGSRPYAGYVRYRVRSGDSWWRIARRYGVPISVLKKVNNTRSNTLRPGQHVMIPGRGSRTSIASASSQRRALAVKRGNYVVHKGDTLWSISRASGVSVNTLKRSNGLRSSRLKIGQKLYIPNQSGKATRTAAKEAQKVKSNLVKYKVRRGDTLIGIARKFGVTVSELRRWNALNSRGTIYAGQRLKVYVR encoded by the coding sequence TTGGAATCTCTCAAATGGCTGCGCATCCTGACTCTGGCCCTGCTCCTGGCTGGCTTTTCGGGCGCGTGCACCCCGAAACAACCGGTTGATCCGGCCCCGGAATCCGAGGCATCCGTGCCTGTGGACGCCGAAGCCCTTGAACCGGAAGTGGCCGAGGAGCCCCCGGCGGAAAGCGTCGAAGACCTGACCACGACGGAACAGGCCGTGCTCAATGCGCGCTTCGGCCTGCTCTTCGACCTGGAACCCCACGAAAACAAGGCAGTACAGAAGTACTTTTCCTTTTATACGCACAAGGCCCGCAAGACGTTCGCCCGCTGGCTGGAACGGTCCGAGCCCTACCTGCCCTATGTGCGCAAGGTTTTCACCAAATACGGCCTGCCGCAGGATCTGGTCCTGCTGCCCTTTGCCGAGTCCGGATACAACGTCAAGGCGTATTCCTGGGCCGGAGCCGGGGGCATGTGGCAGTTCATGCGCGGCACGGGCAAGCTCTACGACCTGCGCAGCGACTGGTGGATCGACGAACGCCGCGACCCGTACAAGGCGACCGACGCGGCAGCGCGCCATCTCAGGGACCTGCATGACAGGTTCGGAGACTGGTATCTGGCCCTTGCCGCGTACAATGCGGGTGAAGGCAAGATTTCCCGTGCGCTCAAGCACGCCAAGTGCAACGACTTCTTCGAGCTTTCCGAGAAGAACCGCAAGCTGTCCCGCCGGATTCGCCTCAAGGCGGAAACCAAGAACTACGTTCCCAAGTTCATTGCGATTTCCAAGATTTTCCAGAATCTCGACACACTGGGCTTCGACCCGGTGAGCTGGGACCGGGAAGTGGAAATCGTGCCCGTGGAAGTGCCGGGCGGCACCGACCTGCTGGCTCTGGCTGGCGCGGGCGACATGTCCTGGCGCGAATTCCACGAGCTGAACCCGGCCTTTCGCCGTCAGGTCAGCCCGCCGCACTGGAAGACCACGGCCTATCTGCCCGTGGACAAGGCCGACAGGATGATGGCCTATCTGGCGGACCCGGGCTCCCGGCCCTATGCCGGATACGTTCGCTACCGCGTGCGCTCCGGGGATTCCTGGTGGCGCATCGCCCGTCGCTACGGCGTGCCCATCAGCGTGCTCAAGAAGGTGAACAACACCCGGTCCAACACCCTGCGTCCGGGCCAGCACGTGATGATTCCGGGCCGCGGCTCCCGGACCTCGATCGCCTCGGCATCGTCCCAGCGTCGCGCTCTGGCCGTGAAACGCGGCAACTACGTGGTGCACAAGGGCGACACCCTGTGGTCCATCTCCCGGGCGTCCGGCGTATCCGTGAACACGCTCAAGCGTTCCAACGGACTGCGCTCCAGCCGTCTGAAGATCGGCCAGAAGCTCTACATCCCGAACCAGTCGGGCAAGGCCACGCGCACCGCGGCCAAGGAAGCCCAGAAGGTCAAGAGCAATCTGGTCAAGTACAAGGTCCGGCGCGGCGATACCCTGATCGGCATCGCACGCAAGTTCGGCGTCACCGTCAGCGAACTCAGACGGTGGAACGCCCTGAATTCCCGGGGTACCATCTATGCCGGGCAGCGCCTCAAGGTCTACGTGCGCTGA